One Natator depressus isolate rNatDep1 chromosome 13, rNatDep2.hap1, whole genome shotgun sequence genomic region harbors:
- the PCK1 gene encoding phosphoenolpyruvate carboxykinase, cytosolic [GTP], whose amino-acid sequence MTPQLKTRLNITPRLIQGDLKSLSQEVRHFIESNAKLCQPARIHICDGSEEENKNILDTMVEQGMIKKLKKYENCWLALTDPRDVARIESKTVIISQEQRDTIPIPKTGTSQLGHWMSEEDFEKAFSVRFPGCMKGRTMYVIPFSMGPIGSPLCKIGIELTDSLYVVASMRIMTRMGTAILETLGNGEFVKCLHSVGCPLPLKKPLVNNWPCNPDLTLIAQIPDRREIISFGSGYGGNSLLGKKCFALRIASRIAKEEGWLAEHMLILGITNPEGEKKYFTAAFPSACGKTNLAMMNPTLPGWKIECVGDDIAWMKFDEQGNLRAINPENGFFGVAPGTSVKTNPNAIKTIHKNTIFTNVAETSDGGIYWEGIDEPLAPGVTLTSWKNKRWTPGNGETCAHPNSRFCTPASQCPIIDPAWESPEGVPIEGIIFGGRRPAGVPLVYEALSWEHAVFIGAAMRSEATAAAEHKGKIIMHDPFAMRPFFGYNFGKYLAHWLSMAHRPAAKLPKIFHVNWFRKDKQGKFLWPGFGENSRVLEWMFNRIRGEAGAKLTAIGYIPADSALNLKGLEGIDMTELFDISKEFWEKEVTEIKKYFEEQVNADLPYEIEREVLALEHRIKQL is encoded by the exons ATGACTCCCCAGCTGAAGACTCGACTGAACATAACCCCACGACTCATCCAGGGGGATTTGAAGAGCCTGTCTCAGGAAGTGAGACACTTCATTGAAAGCAATGCCAAGCTGTGCCAACCTGCTAGAATTCATATCTGTGATGGCTCAGAGGAAGAGAACAAAAACATTCTGGATACCATGGTAGAACAAGGCATGATCAAAAAGCTGAAGAAGTATGAGAACTG ttggtTGGCTCTCACTGATCCAAGGGATGTGGCAAGAATTGAAAGCAAAACAGTCATTATCTCTCAGGAGCAGAGAGATACCATTCCAATCCCTAAAACTGGAACTAGCCAGCTGGGTCACTGGATGTCAGAAGAAGATTTTGAGAAAGCCTTCAGTGTCAGATTCCCCGGGTGCATGAAAG GACGTACAATGTATGTCATCCCCTTTAGTATGGGGCCCATTGGGTCTCCTTTATGCAAGATTGGGATTGAGCTGACAGATTCGCTGTATGTGGTGGCCAGCATGAGGATCATGACCCGGATGGGAACAGCCATCTTGGAAACCCTAGGGAATGGAGAGTTTGTAAAATGCCTTCATTCGGTTGGGTGCCCTTTACCACTAAAAA AACCACTAGTAAACAATTGGCCCTGCAACCCAGATTTGACTCTGATTGCTCAGATTCCTGATCGCAGAGAAATCATCTCTTTTGGCAGTGGTTATGGAGGAAACTCCTTGCTGGGGAAAAAGTGCTTTGCCCTCAGGATTGCCAGCAGAATTGCCAAGGAAGAGGGCTGGCTTGCTGAGCACATGCTG ATCCTGGGTATCACAAACCCAGAGGGTGAGAAGAAGTACTTTACCGCAGCATTCCCCAGTGCATGTGGAAAAACTAACTTGGCTATGATGAACCCAACTCTGCCAGGATGGAAAATAGAGTGTGTTGGGGATGATATTGCCTGGATGAAATTTGATGAGCAAG GTAATTTAAGGGCAATCAATccagaaaatggattttttggagTTGCTCCTGGGACATCAGTAAAAACAAACCCCAATGCCATAAAGACCATACACAAGAATACCATCTTCACCAATGTAGCAGAAACCAGCGATGGAGGTATATACTGGGAAGGCATCGATGAACCACTTGCACCAGGAGTGACACTGACTTCATGGAAGAACAAGAGGTGGACCCCAGGGAATG GGGAGACTTGCGCCCATCCCAATTCTCGATTCTGCACCCCTGCCAGCCAGTGCCCGATCATTGACCCTGCCTGGGAATCTCCAGAAGGAGTGCCGATTGAGGGTATAATATTTGGAGGCCGTAGACCTGCTG GTGTGCCTCTAGTATATGAGGCCCTTAGCTGGGAGCATGCTGTATTTATAGGAGCAGCTATGAGATCTGAAGCAACCGCAGCTGCTGAGCACAAAG GAAAAATCATTATGCACGACCCCTTTGCCATGCGGCCTTTCTTTGGCTACAACTTTGGCAAATACCTTGCCCACTGGCTTAGCATGGCACATCGCCCAGCTGCAAAACTGCCCAAGATTTTCCATGTGAACTGGTTCCGAAAAGACAAGCAAGGGAAATTCCTGTGGCCTGGTTTTGGGGAGAACTCCCGTGTGCTGGAATGGATGTTCAACAGAATCCGTGGAGAGGCCGGTGCCAAGCTAACTGCTATAGGCTACATCCCTGCTGACTCAGCCTTGAACCTGAAGGGCCTAGAAGGCATTGACATGACAGAACTGTTTGATATCTCCAAAGAGTTCTGGGAAAAAGAGGTGACAGAAATCAAGAAATATTTTGAAGAGCAAGTTAATGCTGACCTCCCTTATGAAATAGAAAGAGAAGTTCTTGCACTGGAGCACAGGATAAAACAGCTGTAA